A stretch of Sphingomicrobium flavum DNA encodes these proteins:
- a CDS encoding superoxide dismutase, whose translation MAFILPDLPFAKDALGDNMSAETLDYHHGKHHKAYVDKTNGMIDGHSHDLSGASLSEVIKHAHKNGEKGLFNNSAQIWNHSFFWLGLASEGSTKPSDKLQSMIDSDFGSTDKLLEALQTESANHFASGWGWLILNNGKLEVTSLHDADTPVAHGMTPLFTVDVWEHAYYIDYRNARPDYLKSVLNNIVNWDFVSENLDGNGIARADQDG comes from the coding sequence ATGGCCTTCATCCTTCCCGATCTCCCTTTTGCCAAGGACGCACTTGGCGACAATATGTCGGCCGAAACGCTCGATTATCACCATGGCAAGCATCACAAGGCCTATGTCGACAAGACCAACGGCATGATCGACGGCCATAGCCACGACCTGTCGGGCGCCAGCCTGTCCGAAGTGATCAAGCATGCGCACAAGAATGGCGAAAAGGGCCTGTTTAACAATTCCGCGCAGATCTGGAACCACAGCTTCTTCTGGCTGGGGCTGGCCAGCGAGGGTTCGACCAAGCCGTCGGACAAGCTGCAGTCGATGATCGACAGCGACTTCGGGTCGACCGACAAGCTGCTGGAAGCGCTGCAGACCGAAAGCGCCAATCATTTCGCCTCGGGCTGGGGCTGGCTGATCCTCAACAATGGCAAGCTGGAAGTGACCAGCCTGCACGACGCCGACACGCCGGTTGCGCACGGCATGACGCCGCTCTTCACCGTCGATGTATGGGAGCATGCCTATTACATCGATTATCGCAATGCGCGCCCCGACTATTTGAAGAGCGTGCTCAACAACATCGTCAACTGGGACTTTGTCAGCGAAAATCTTGACGGCAACGGGATTGCCCGCGCCGACCAGGACGGCTGA